CCGCGACCGAAGGGAGCGGACGAGGTGCGCGATTGGAGCGTACAATGCAGTACAGAGCCACCACGCGCTCCGCGCGTGCGATTAGTCCTCGCTCGGATTAGTTTGGAAAAAAGTTCGGATTTTGTTCAGGAGACACAGCCAGTTTGAAACAGGCTCAGATTTTAATAAGAATATGGCAACACCCCTTATAATTTTAGGAGCAGGAGCGTCTCACGATTTTACCCATCCTTCCCATCTTGGAGTTTCGAGTCACAGGGAACGTGTTACGTTTCCGATCACAAATGATTTGGTTAGTCTGGTAGATACAGAAATAGAAGCTCGTTACAGTGGATTTAAAACGATGCGATCGCTTATTACATCATCTATTCTTTCTGGAAGGAAATCTTTTGAAGAATGTGTTGAAAATTGGGGTGATTATGAACAACGCATTGCGTTATTACTGTATCTGGGAGATTATTTTTATAAAAAATCTAACGACAAGCAAATAGAAGGACTTCCTAATAATTTTTTGGCTCTTATTGATCTTATAAGAAAAAGTACAGCTAAAGAGGTAAATTTTGTGACATTCAATTACGATTTGCTTTTAGAGAAGGCTATTGATCCCACTCTTCAGAAATTTTTTAACCTCCCTGATTATATAAGTGATCAAATTCGTATTATAAAGATCCATGGTTCATGCGATTGGTATTCTTTGATGTCTCAAGTTTCGGATAATATATACTCGGCACTTAAACAGCATTCTGAATTTTTCAGCAAACCGAACAGAGAAATTTTGACAAAGAGATGGTTGAATCAAAAAAATTCTGGGGCAAATCAATATTTTCATGTTCCCGTGATTTCAATACCAACTACATCCACAAAGTCTTATTCTTGCCCCATGGGAGCATATAAAGTTCTTGGAAGATAGTTTGCCAAATACAGAAAAGATTTTAATTATAGGATGGAAAGCGGGCGATTCTTTTATTCTTGAAAAATTAAAAACAGTAAAGAATCCTATAAATTTAACAGTTGTTTCAGGAACTAAAAATGGAACTAAAGAAGTTGCTCGGGTTATTAAAAAGTATGTTGAGGTGAAGAAAGAAGTGGTATTTGAGGGTTTTAGTAATTTTATAGGCAGTGATGAGTGTAATGAATTTTTTAAGTAATTTCTCCTTCCATGGAGAGTGTAATTGGTCATTAATATTCATTGAAATTAATGTTTCAAGTTAAAAACAAAACACGGTGTCCGTGGGTTGGGGAGAATCCCTTATATGTTAAATACCACGACCAAGAATGGGGTGTTCCAGTATGTAAAGATAATAAGATTTTTGAGTTTCTTGTTTTAGAAAGCGCACAGGCGGGTTTAAGTTGGCTAACCATTTTAAAGAAACGCCAAAACTATAAAAAAGCTTTTGCGGGGTTTAATGTAAAAAAAGTTGCCAAATTTAATGCTAAAGATTTTAAGCGTTTGATGGCCGATGCCGGCATTGTTCGCAATAAATTAAAAATTGCGGCTGCTATAAATAATGCTCAAAGGTTTTTAGAAGTTAAAAAAGAATTCGGAACGTTTAGTAAATATATGTGGAGCTTTGTTGAGTCAAAACCGATTAAGCATAAAATAAAAACTTTAAAAGATTATCCTGTTAAAATTAAAGAAGCCGAAGATTGGGCTGGCGATTTAAAAAAGCGTGGTTTTAAGTTTTTGGGTGCTACAATTTGTTATGCACATATGCAGGCGGTGGGTATGGTAAACGACCACGCGGTAAATTGTTTTAAATACGAAAAATGAAAATTCCTAAGCATATAGAAAATATATTAAGCGAACTAGAAAAAAATGGATACCAAGCCTATTTGGTGGGTGGCTGTGTGCGAGACATTTTAATGGATCGCACATCTTTTGATTGGGATATAACCACCAATGCCCAGCCCGAAGAAATTCAAAAAATATTTACAGA
This DNA window, taken from bacterium, encodes the following:
- a CDS encoding DNA-3-methyladenine glycosylase I, whose amino-acid sequence is MFQVKNKTRCPWVGENPLYVKYHDQEWGVPVCKDNKIFEFLVLESAQAGLSWLTILKKRQNYKKAFAGFNVKKVAKFNAKDFKRLMADAGIVRNKLKIAAAINNAQRFLEVKKEFGTFSKYMWSFVESKPIKHKIKTLKDYPVKIKEAEDWAGDLKKRGFKFLGATICYAHMQAVGMVNDHAVNCFKYEK